One stretch of Candidatus Zixiibacteriota bacterium DNA includes these proteins:
- a CDS encoding acyl carrier protein, translated as MAEVREVILNYVKNEYLEEDDDREVGYDTPLISGGIVDSFSMVSLKRFLETRYKIQIPDAKATPEAFDTVNNIVALLKDFNVQ; from the coding sequence ATGGCAGAGGTTCGTGAAGTTATATTGAACTATGTTAAGAACGAATATCTGGAGGAAGACGACGACCGTGAGGTCGGGTACGATACCCCTCTTATTTCCGGTGGCATAGTTGATTCATTCTCGATGGTTTCCCTGAAGCGCTTTCTGGAAACAAGATACAAGATTCAGATTCCGGATGCCAAAGCCACTCCGGAAGCGTTTGACACTGTTAATAATATTGTGGCTCTTCTTAAAGACTTTAACGTGCAGTAG